In one Carassius carassius chromosome 14, fCarCar2.1, whole genome shotgun sequence genomic region, the following are encoded:
- the LOC132156670 gene encoding PWWP domain-containing protein 2B-like, producing the protein MMSSGVSASAELMTSLRVPSALEDRSSSSSEERRDRGSGGRDRATPSRTPSEETMEAVAEELRAGSRIPVTVEQIVNDTLVVTLTYREKSYTGVLLDCSRKTGLFCLPDIVGKSEDSLMLKPDCEVSSEEASAEPVSEPTQRPKDENTEPEMAPPPAPVPIPVQPGQPTYPPYFEGAPFPQPMWVRHTYNQWVPQPPPRPIKRKKRRSREPGRMTMSTIRLRPRQVLCERCKNTLNSDEESKDGPTEAKTSRKENAPQSEEDTKPTPAKRKEDGDNNNKESKRREESMIYDSKRFRKDKKDDEKFPGGSIIPHSPVIKISYSTPQGKGEVIKIPSRVHGSVKPFCPKQLLQNGHREHNASEESQKVVQSPVDSIRTGLTISIPKLKLPKLSNPDAPSPKIRLRSRADGAEQVSVYEAELVDGVRRKSPRVPNSQSEDGVEKSSLELWSGEEVERHGDLTLLINFRKRKADSSSLSVCSSDSLDESKSFSSDGTSPEICDLAPGDDIAVSSSSQGESKTVPPLTVRLHTRSMTKCVTEEGHAVTVGDVVWGKIHGFPWWPARILSISGARREEGEVDAPWPEAKVSWFGSPTTSQLSVAKLSPFREFFRSRFNRKKKGMYRRAIMEAAKAVGHMGAEITSLLAHCET; encoded by the exons ATGATGTCATCCGGCGTCAGCGCGTCGGCGGAGCTGATGACGTCACTGCGCGTCCCGAGCGCGCTGGAggatcgcagcagcagcagcagcgaagaGCGACGCGACCGTGGCTCCGGCGGCCGGGATCGAGCGACGCCCAGCCGGACACCGAGCGAGGAGACGATGGAGGCTGTAGCGGAGGAGCTGCGGGCCGGCTCCCGGATCCCGGTGACCGTCGAGCAGATCGTCAACGACACGCTGGTGGTGACGCTCACGTACCGAGAGAAGAGCTACACCGGAGTCCTGCTGGACTGCAGCAGAAA GACTGGGCTGTTTTGCCTTCCAGACATTGTTGGAAAATCTGAAGATAGCCTCATGTTGAAACCGGACTGTGAAGTCTCGAGTGAAGAGGCTTCCGCTGAACCCGTTAGTGAGCCAACACAGAGACCAAAAGATGAGAACACGGAGCCTGAGATGGCCCCCCCGCCTGCTCCCGTACCTATCCCAGTGCAGCCGGGTCAGCCCACATACCCGCCGTATTTCGAAGGTGCCCCGTTTCCTCAGCCCATGTGGGTCCGGCACACATACAACCAATGGGTACCACAACCACCACCTCGTCCAATCAAGAGGAAGAAGAGACGAAGTCGAGAACCTGGAAGGATGACCATGAGCACAATCCGACTGAGACCTCGGCAGGTGCTGTGCGAGAGATGCAAAAACACACTCAACAGTGACGAGGAGAGCAAAGATGGACCAACGGAGGCCAAGACGTCCAGGAAGGAGAACGCTCCTCAATCTGAGGAGGACACTAAACCAACCCCAGCCAAGAGGAAGGAGGAtggagacaacaacaacaaagagtcAAAGAGACGAGAGGAATCAATGATCTATGACAGCAAACGCTTTCGGAAGGACAAGAAGGATGATGAGAAGTTTCCTGGAGGGAGCATCATTCCCCATAGCCCCGTGATTAAGATCTCTTATAGCACTCCACAAGGCAAAGGCGAAGTGATAAAGATCCCCTCGAGGGTTCACGGTTCTGTCAAACCCTTCTGCCCGAAGCAGCTTCTGCAGAACGGCCACAGAGAGCACAACGCTTCTGAGGAATCCCAAAAAGTCGTGCAATCTCCTGTAGACTCCATCCGAACGGGTCTTACCATTTCCATTCCCAAACTCAAGCTCCCAAAGTTGAGTAATCCGGACGCTCCTTCGCCCAAGATACGCTTGAGATCCCGGGCGGACGGAGCGGAGCAGGTGTCCGTGTACGAGGCAGAACTGGTGGATGGCGTTCGGAGGAAAAGTCCTAGAGTTCCCAACTCTCAGTCTGAAGATGGTGTGGAGAAGAGTTCGCTAGAGCTTTGGTCAGGAGAGGAAGTGGAACGACACGGCGACTTGACTTTACTCATCAACTTCCGGAAGAGGAAAGCGGACTCCTCGAGCCTCTCCGTGTGCAGTAGTGACAGTCTAGACGAGTCCAAGTCGTTCAGCTCCGATGGAACGTCGCCGGAAATCTGCGATCTTGCTCCAGGCGACGATATCGCAGTCTCGTCTTCCTCTCAAGGGGAAAGTAAGACTGTTCCGCCTCTAACTGTACGACTGCACACTCGCAGCATGACTAAATGTGTGACCGAGGAAGGTCATGCCGTAACAGTGGGTGATGTTGTTTGGGGGAAGATCCACGGATTTCCTTGGTGGCCTGCGCGGATACTCAGTATTAGCGGTGCTCGTAGAGAAGAAGGTGAGGTCGATGCTCCTTGGCCCGAAGCTAAAGTCTCCTGGTTCGGTTCTCCCACCACCTCCCAACTCTCGGTTGCCAAACTCTCGCCATTCCGCGAATTCTTCAGGTCACGCTTTAACCGGAAGAAGAAAGGGATGTACCGCCGTGCCATCATGGAGGCCGCCAAGGCGGTGGGACACATGGGTGCCGAAATCACATCTCTACTGGCTCACTGCGAGACTTAG